From Caldilineales bacterium, a single genomic window includes:
- a CDS encoding glycosyltransferase family 2 protein produces the protein MRLSIIIVSWNTRDLLARCLESVQREGGGDRGAGAIETFVVDNASSDGSAEMVAGRFPSVRLIANRENVGFARANNQALAQASGDAILLLNPDAILHPGALAALLDFLASHPQAAAVGPRLLNADGSLQPSCHPMLTPEREFWRLIFLDRLFPRATYPIHRWDTVTPRRVEAIKGACLLLRRQALHQVGWLDDAYFMYTEEVDLCYRFSQAGWELWYEPAAVVTHFGGASADQLPDEMVMQLYRSKVHFYRKFGGEARVQRFKMLVRLAYWPRFFAARLAESLGRPILPTATYRRLLSELSAF, from the coding sequence ATGCGTCTTTCCATCATCATCGTCAGCTGGAACACCAGAGACCTGCTGGCCCGCTGCCTGGAATCGGTGCAGAGAGAAGGGGGAGGCGACCGGGGCGCAGGCGCAATCGAGACCTTCGTCGTCGACAACGCCTCGAGCGATGGCAGCGCCGAGATGGTGGCCGGGCGTTTTCCCAGCGTCCGGCTGATCGCCAATCGCGAAAACGTAGGCTTCGCCCGCGCCAACAACCAGGCCCTGGCGCAGGCATCTGGCGACGCCATCCTGCTGCTCAACCCCGACGCCATCCTCCACCCTGGCGCCCTGGCCGCCCTGCTCGACTTCCTCGCCAGCCACCCGCAGGCCGCTGCCGTTGGCCCCCGGCTCCTGAACGCCGACGGCTCGTTGCAGCCATCCTGCCATCCCATGCTCACACCCGAACGCGAGTTCTGGCGGCTGATCTTCCTCGACCGGCTGTTCCCCCGCGCCACCTATCCCATCCATCGCTGGGATACCGTCACCCCGCGCCGGGTGGAGGCGATCAAGGGCGCCTGTCTTCTCCTGCGCCGACAAGCCCTGCACCAGGTCGGTTGGCTGGATGACGCCTACTTCATGTACACTGAGGAAGTCGATCTCTGCTATCGCTTCAGCCAGGCAGGGTGGGAGTTGTGGTATGAGCCTGCCGCCGTGGTCACGCACTTCGGGGGCGCCAGCGCCGACCAATTGCCCGACGAAATGGTGATGCAGCTCTACCGCAGCAAGGTCCACTTTTATCGCAAATTTGGCGGCGAAGCGCGAGTGCAGCGATTCAAGATGCTTGTCCGCCTGGCCTACTGGCCTCGTTTCTTCGCCGCCCGGCTGGCGGAGTCGCTGGGCCGGCCGATCCTGCCCACAGCCACCTATCGCCGGTTGCTCTCCGAACTTTCGGCATTTTGA
- a CDS encoding glycosyltransferase, with protein MGEQERRPAGCAALVAAPTPSPFSYPHLLCQVYLRRFQPLLGRWWQTVAAFTVPSAWEAAYYSASFGLPSARTSVCHLGSYDVQEHLARIDRRPLGNRQAPYVFTGGQTDRDYDTFLTALAGLDVPARLNAPARSLGKVGAPANVLVQALMPREAYFAAVANATVVAIPLRPVYHAAGLSLLLAAMSVGRPIVCSDTPVTRDYVTDSQTALLVPPGDAAALRAAIARLMTDESLRAELGANARRRWQEQHTLASFAAQVDQVLTGVVEGR; from the coding sequence TTGGGAGAGCAAGAACGGCGCCCCGCTGGCTGCGCTGCGTTGGTTGCGGCGCCGACCCCATCCCCCTTTAGCTATCCTCACCTTCTCTGCCAAGTCTATCTGCGCCGCTTTCAGCCCTTGCTGGGCCGTTGGTGGCAAACGGTGGCTGCCTTCACCGTGCCATCGGCGTGGGAAGCCGCTTACTACTCAGCCTCCTTCGGCTTGCCGTCTGCTCGAACATCGGTGTGTCACCTGGGCAGTTACGATGTACAGGAGCACCTTGCCCGGATCGACCGGCGTCCCCTCGGCAACAGGCAGGCGCCCTATGTCTTCACCGGCGGCCAAACCGACCGCGACTACGACACATTCCTGACCGCGCTCGCCGGTCTCGATGTCCCCGCCCGGCTCAACGCCCCGGCCCGCTCTCTGGGCAAGGTGGGCGCTCCTGCCAACGTCCTTGTCCAGGCCCTGATGCCCCGCGAAGCGTACTTTGCGGCGGTGGCCAACGCCACCGTGGTTGCGATTCCCCTACGCCCGGTCTATCATGCCGCCGGGCTTTCGCTCCTGTTGGCCGCTATGTCGGTGGGCAGGCCCATCGTTTGTTCTGATACGCCGGTCACACGCGACTATGTCACCGATAGTCAAACCGCCCTCCTTGTTCCCCCGGGCGACGCCGCCGCCCTGCGCGCCGCCATCGCCCGGCTGATGACCGACGAATCGTTGCGAGCAGAGCTAGGCGCCAATGCCCGGCGGCGTTGGCAAGAACAGCACACACTGGCCAGCTTCGCGGCTCAAGTCGATCAAGTCCTGACTGGGGTGGTCGAAGGGCGCTAG
- a CDS encoding sulfotransferase produces MKAETRSAQRPPILVTGAHRSGTTWVGQMLKRSGQVCYIFEPLHPFDPIRPSAWQPDQHHPVYPYIGPENAADFTPMLENLMALRYPVLAQARRAQDWRRLGNIWRQWGGYSMARIRRRRLLLKDPFALFAAEWLAERYRTAVVVMIRHPAAFASSLKRLNWRFDFRHWRDQPLLLERYLQPFAAAIDAYCRRQYDIIDQAILLWNAIHHTIHHYQLAHPDWQFVRYEDLAAAPLPGFEALYAALGLAWSPGSMRAIREYSAVSNPAEANAGDALFRPRDSRSAALTWVQRLTPDEIRRLRKGAGEAAARFYADDDWAGAATVVE; encoded by the coding sequence GTGAAGGCTGAAACACGTTCGGCCCAGCGCCCGCCCATCCTCGTCACCGGCGCCCATCGTTCGGGCACGACCTGGGTGGGGCAGATGCTGAAGCGGTCGGGCCAGGTCTGCTACATCTTCGAGCCGCTGCACCCCTTCGACCCCATCCGCCCCTCGGCCTGGCAACCTGATCAACACCATCCAGTCTATCCCTACATTGGCCCTGAAAACGCCGCCGACTTCACCCCCATGCTCGAAAACCTGATGGCATTGCGTTACCCGGTCCTGGCGCAGGCGCGGCGGGCGCAGGATTGGCGGCGCCTGGGCAACATCTGGCGGCAGTGGGGAGGCTACAGTATGGCCCGGATCCGGCGGCGGCGGCTCCTGCTCAAAGACCCATTCGCCCTCTTCGCCGCCGAATGGCTGGCGGAACGTTATCGCACTGCCGTCGTGGTCATGATCCGCCACCCCGCCGCCTTCGCCTCCAGCCTCAAGCGGCTGAACTGGCGTTTCGACTTCCGCCACTGGCGCGACCAGCCGCTGCTGCTGGAGCGTTACTTGCAGCCGTTCGCCGCCGCCATCGACGCCTATTGTCGTCGCCAGTACGACATCATCGACCAGGCGATCCTTTTGTGGAACGCCATCCACCACACCATCCACCACTACCAGCTTGCCCACCCCGACTGGCAGTTCGTCCGTTACGAAGACCTGGCGGCCGCGCCACTGCCTGGATTCGAGGCCCTGTACGCCGCTCTGGGCCTGGCCTGGTCCCCCGGCAGTATGCGGGCGATTCGGGAATACAGCGCCGTCAGCAACCCCGCCGAAGCAAACGCGGGCGACGCCCTTTTTCGGCCCCGCGATAGCCGCAGCGCCGCCCTGACCTGGGTGCAGCGCCTGACCCCGGACGAAATCCGACGCCTTCGCAAAGGCGCGGGCGAGGCGGCGGCCAGGTTCTACGCCGACGACGACTGGGCCGGTGCTGCCACGGTGGTCGAGTAG
- a CDS encoding glycosyltransferase family 4 protein: MKLLYITTWFPHPVDNGSKHRVYHLLRALGRRHDLTLLSFAFGPLPPDPDHLLQTCCRRVEIVPHNPFQRGLAWKLRFFLLQPAASRPVPAMTRRMQQLLAHTRYDAVIASTTVTAAYALQSQSGARILEEHNSHRRWAAERLHAQTTPMARAQAWLRWQKVRRYEAHLYPRFDLCTAVSEADQQAMLAAFPGRQGPVEMVANGVDCDHNRPGLAWPASQSLVYSGALSYHANYDAMCFFLADILPLLRREAPAVRLTITGAYDGVDLGGLALDDSVRLSGYVEDVRPLIAGAAVCIVPLRHGGGTRLKILEAMALGTPVVSTSKGAEGLDVRAGEHLLIADEPADFARATLRLLHDESLRRQLSQNARRLVEERYDWRALGERFCALVEGAAERARRRML, encoded by the coding sequence TTGAAACTGCTCTACATTACCACCTGGTTTCCTCACCCCGTCGACAACGGTTCCAAACACCGGGTCTATCATCTGCTGCGCGCCCTGGGGCGGCGGCATGATCTCACCCTCCTCTCCTTTGCCTTTGGCCCTCTCCCGCCCGATCCTGACCACCTGCTGCAAACCTGTTGCCGCCGTGTCGAGATCGTTCCCCACAATCCCTTCCAGCGCGGCCTGGCCTGGAAACTGCGCTTCTTCCTCTTGCAGCCTGCCGCCAGCCGCCCCGTGCCGGCGATGACCCGCCGGATGCAGCAGTTGCTCGCCCACACCCGCTACGACGCCGTGATTGCTTCCACCACCGTCACCGCCGCCTACGCCCTGCAGAGCCAGAGCGGCGCCCGCATCCTGGAGGAGCACAACTCACACCGACGCTGGGCCGCAGAACGTCTTCATGCTCAGACAACGCCGATGGCCCGCGCCCAGGCCTGGCTCAGATGGCAGAAAGTACGCCGTTACGAAGCCCACCTCTATCCCCGCTTCGATCTCTGCACTGCCGTCTCGGAAGCAGACCAGCAGGCGATGCTGGCTGCCTTTCCGGGGCGGCAGGGGCCGGTGGAGATGGTTGCCAACGGCGTCGATTGCGACCACAACCGGCCTGGACTCGCCTGGCCAGCGTCCCAGAGCCTTGTCTACAGCGGCGCCCTCAGCTACCACGCCAACTACGATGCCATGTGCTTCTTTCTGGCCGACATTCTGCCACTCTTGCGACGAGAAGCGCCAGCCGTGCGCCTTACCATCACCGGCGCTTATGACGGCGTCGATCTGGGAGGGCTGGCGCTCGACGATTCGGTGCGGCTCAGCGGCTATGTGGAGGATGTGCGGCCATTGATAGCAGGGGCGGCGGTCTGCATCGTTCCCCTCAGGCACGGCGGCGGCACTCGCCTCAAGATCCTGGAAGCGATGGCTTTGGGAACCCCAGTCGTATCCACCAGCAAAGGCGCCGAAGGGCTGGACGTCCGCGCGGGTGAGCACTTGCTCATCGCCGATGAGCCGGCAGACTTCGCGCGGGCCACCTTGCGATTATTGCACGATGAATCGCTGCGCCGCCAACTAAGCCAGAACGCCAGGCGGCTGGTGGAGGAGCGATACGATTGGCGGGCGCTCGGCGAGCGTTTTTGCGCCCTAGTCGAAGGCGCCGCCGAGCGGGCGCGGCGGAGGATGCTGTGA
- a CDS encoding sulfotransferase domain-containing protein — protein MAMLLCSLPGYRSAGNFQGEIAGYRSVGSGHIIHGHDRFTPELAKILAQQGIGVVVMLRDPRDQVVSRMYHIRRDRSHRWREQLAAMDDDQALMTLIEGRPGLENVREQYEISLSWLASDVDVCCVRYEDLASDPVPVFTRVLHQLGIEASPDQVAESVRRNRFARLTAGRRFWHRGRQPGEEDVSSHFRKGITGDWRNHFRPAHVQRFDEIAHDLLVGLGYEQEGQAWT, from the coding sequence ATGGCGATGCTCTTGTGCTCACTTCCTGGCTACCGCAGCGCGGGCAATTTCCAGGGTGAGATCGCCGGCTATCGCAGTGTTGGGTCTGGGCATATCATACATGGCCACGATCGCTTTACACCCGAACTGGCAAAGATTCTGGCCCAACAAGGCATTGGTGTGGTGGTCATGCTGCGCGACCCGCGCGATCAGGTCGTCTCACGCATGTACCATATCCGGCGCGATAGAAGTCACCGCTGGCGCGAACAACTGGCGGCCATGGATGACGACCAGGCGCTCATGACTTTGATCGAGGGCAGACCAGGGCTGGAAAACGTGCGCGAACAGTACGAAATCAGCCTATCCTGGCTGGCCAGCGATGTCGATGTTTGTTGTGTGCGTTATGAAGACCTCGCCTCAGATCCGGTTCCGGTGTTCACTCGAGTTCTACATCAGCTGGGCATCGAAGCCTCGCCAGACCAGGTTGCCGAAAGTGTGCGACGCAACCGCTTCGCTCGTCTCACAGCGGGCCGTCGGTTCTGGCACAGGGGACGACAACCGGGCGAAGAGGACGTCAGCTCCCACTTTCGCAAAGGGATTACGGGCGACTGGCGCAATCACTTCCGGCCGGCCCACGTGCAACGCTTCGATGAGATCGCCCATGACCTGTTGGTGGGACTAGGATATGAGCAGGAAGGCCAGGCCTGGACCTGA
- a CDS encoding glycosyltransferase yields MSYVSVIIPTYNRKAMLKQTLASLARQTFPCDRFEVIVVDDGGSDGTEAVASGAMTSL; encoded by the coding sequence ATGAGTTACGTCAGTGTCATCATCCCGACCTACAACCGCAAAGCGATGTTGAAGCAAACTCTGGCCTCTTTGGCCCGGCAGACCTTCCCCTGCGACAGATTCGAAGTGATCGTCGTCGATGATGGCGGCTCAGATGGCACGGAAGCGGTGGCCAGCGGTGCGATGACCAGCCTATGA
- a CDS encoding glycosyltransferase family 4 protein, translating to MRALIVSSSPTPAGIAERIEAGLHPRIDYLELARQLRADYVDVNRFQANTPARWLEQKSRLDFRQAIWVARLVRKGGYIRVLMMSERIAIPIAHFLPKSVKQIVIEHHLLLWHRLQLVKTAKIFQKWDVIVAPTRAEASVLQTSLGQGLNQMEQVLFPVDMSFFAPGANRTPAAATDHILSLGLSKRDYPTLIEAMRRLPTIACHLRLGSAWMPERGDIDRGYLPENVAPKPFVSLLELRQCYEQCRFVVIPLQKTTQWSAGSTSALLAQTMGKPVIASKTPGMPDYVLDGETGILVEIGNPEAMADAIGYLWNKPELAEAMGRRAQEWVRATFSLDDWMGKMARIIES from the coding sequence ATGCGCGCTTTGATTGTCTCGTCTAGCCCAACCCCGGCCGGCATAGCAGAAAGGATCGAGGCCGGCTTACACCCGCGCATCGACTATCTGGAGCTTGCCAGGCAACTACGAGCCGACTATGTGGATGTCAATCGTTTTCAGGCCAACACGCCGGCGCGCTGGCTCGAGCAGAAGTCACGGCTTGATTTCAGGCAGGCGATCTGGGTGGCCCGATTGGTGCGCAAAGGCGGTTATATCCGCGTTCTCATGATGTCAGAACGAATTGCCATCCCAATCGCTCATTTTCTCCCAAAATCCGTCAAGCAGATCGTTATCGAACATCATTTGCTTTTGTGGCATCGGTTGCAATTGGTGAAAACGGCCAAGATATTTCAGAAATGGGATGTCATCGTCGCTCCGACTCGGGCAGAAGCAAGTGTTTTGCAGACTTCGTTGGGGCAAGGATTGAACCAGATGGAACAGGTCCTTTTCCCCGTCGATATGAGCTTCTTTGCGCCAGGCGCCAATCGGACGCCCGCCGCGGCCACAGACCACATCCTGAGCCTCGGCCTCTCGAAACGCGATTACCCGACGCTGATCGAGGCCATGCGCAGGCTGCCCACCATCGCCTGTCACCTGCGCCTGGGCAGCGCCTGGATGCCAGAGAGGGGAGACATCGACCGCGGATATCTGCCCGAAAATGTGGCGCCAAAGCCCTTCGTATCCCTGCTGGAACTCCGCCAGTGCTATGAGCAATGTCGTTTTGTGGTCATCCCCCTACAAAAAACAACACAGTGGAGCGCGGGCAGCACTTCGGCGTTGTTGGCGCAGACCATGGGAAAGCCCGTTATCGCATCGAAAACCCCTGGGATGCCAGATTATGTTCTCGACGGTGAAACAGGGATACTGGTTGAAATCGGCAATCCTGAAGCGATGGCCGACGCCATCGGTTATTTGTGGAACAAGCCAGAATTGGCAGAGGCAATGGGCAGACGCGCACAGGAATGGGTGAGGGCCACCTTCTCGTTGGATGATTGGATGGGAAAAATGGCCCGCATTATCGAGAGTTGA
- a CDS encoding O-antigen ligase family protein, which translates to MSESAWPRQGNERGGFIRQSAVRLRPEALLVIAGALGVAVLAGARASPLLFLAVVGGLGAALFLIAPAVGLMALPLIALFVPVDFQVSNVVRVNVAVVAVPVFLGLWLLSMVRHRRFSFVRTPVNLPMLAFLAMITLAWVLGDLMWDPFVPKPANALAVQLGQWAIYAFSLAAMWLAANLLEKERWLRWTTFSFLAVGAAAIGARMLAEQQNGVESIVSGGAMTSLFGVWFAAMALSQMLFNRHLPALARCFLAAALAALLYFLVFVAGVLWLSGWVPVLIVGCVLLALRFPRLALLLFVIGAVAIWLNLDKLMVGLQFDREIAKSGGGRLAHWRIVWEFVRERPWFGLGLAAYRHYTWSRPDLVADYLFRRANVSTHNNYYDIFAFSGIVGLAAFLWFAGAFGRLAWRTARRLRDGGDFDSAFAHGVLAGFIAMLASGLLGDWFLPFVYNIGFPGFRASVMGWVLMGGLVALAARMAKNDGYAYLEEHRPAL; encoded by the coding sequence ATGAGCGAGTCGGCATGGCCTCGGCAGGGCAATGAGCGCGGCGGTTTCATCAGGCAGAGCGCAGTGCGTTTGCGGCCCGAAGCGTTGCTGGTCATTGCTGGCGCCCTCGGCGTCGCCGTTCTGGCCGGGGCGCGGGCCTCGCCGCTGCTTTTTCTGGCCGTTGTAGGTGGCCTGGGTGCGGCCTTGTTCCTGATTGCGCCGGCCGTAGGACTGATGGCGCTGCCACTGATCGCCCTCTTTGTGCCGGTTGATTTCCAGGTCAGCAATGTGGTGCGGGTGAACGTCGCTGTGGTGGCCGTGCCGGTCTTCCTCGGGCTTTGGTTGCTCTCGATGGTGCGCCACCGGCGATTCTCCTTTGTCCGCACACCGGTCAACCTGCCGATGCTGGCTTTCTTGGCAATGATCACGCTGGCCTGGGTGTTGGGCGACCTCATGTGGGATCCCTTCGTGCCCAAGCCGGCCAACGCGCTGGCGGTGCAATTGGGCCAATGGGCGATCTACGCCTTCTCGCTGGCGGCGATGTGGCTGGCGGCCAATCTACTAGAGAAAGAGCGATGGCTGCGCTGGACGACCTTCAGTTTCCTGGCCGTGGGCGCTGCGGCCATCGGCGCCAGGATGCTGGCGGAGCAACAAAATGGGGTCGAGTCGATAGTGAGCGGCGGTGCGATGACCAGTCTGTTTGGGGTGTGGTTTGCAGCCATGGCCCTGAGCCAGATGCTATTCAATCGCCATCTGCCGGCGCTGGCCCGATGCTTCCTGGCTGCAGCCCTGGCGGCGCTGCTCTATTTCCTGGTTTTTGTGGCCGGCGTGCTTTGGCTTTCGGGTTGGGTCCCGGTTCTCATCGTCGGCTGCGTGCTCCTGGCTTTGCGCTTCCCGCGCCTGGCTCTGCTCTTGTTCGTGATCGGCGCCGTGGCAATCTGGCTCAACCTGGACAAACTGATGGTGGGATTGCAGTTCGATAGAGAAATCGCCAAGAGTGGCGGCGGGCGGTTGGCGCACTGGCGGATCGTCTGGGAATTCGTGCGCGAACGACCCTGGTTCGGCCTCGGTCTGGCTGCCTATCGTCACTACACCTGGTCGCGCCCCGACCTGGTTGCCGATTATCTCTTTCGCCGTGCCAACGTCTCGACGCACAACAATTACTACGATATTTTCGCCTTCAGCGGCATCGTCGGGCTGGCTGCTTTTCTCTGGTTTGCAGGCGCCTTTGGGCGGCTGGCCTGGCGCACCGCCCGCCGCTTGCGGGACGGCGGCGACTTCGACTCCGCCTTTGCGCACGGCGTCCTGGCCGGGTTCATCGCCATGTTGGCCAGCGGCTTGTTGGGCGATTGGTTCCTTCCCTTTGTCTACAACATCGGTTTCCCCGGCTTTCGCGCCAGCGTGATGGGCTGGGTGCTGATGGGAGGGTTGGTGGCTCTGGCGGCGCGCATGGCGAAAAATGATGGGTATGCATATCTGGAAGAACATCGCCCGGCCCTGTGA
- a CDS encoding putative capsular polysaccharide synthesis family protein: MHLLRAAKYSFGERLWLYRQQQNRQPAILVYQMGKVGSRTVYMTLRSLELPHPIYHVHWLSPAGIRAEEDRYRAAGAKIERHLRESQSLRWQLDRQPDRQWWIVTLVRDPVARRISELFEQIRLYYPELTLSDGGVHVEGVLARMEAAFTNYAERTDKCHVWFESELKQVFGIDIFDHPFDREAGYGLVELGRVRLLALRLEDLDRNTDRIGSFVGHPAPLSLVKANVAENKSYAAAYQTVTTTFKLPASLCRTIYDSRYARHFYSPEMRAALARRWSQEEGRA; this comes from the coding sequence GTGCACCTTCTCCGCGCGGCGAAGTATTCGTTCGGCGAACGGCTGTGGCTGTACCGGCAGCAGCAGAACCGGCAACCGGCCATTCTCGTCTATCAAATGGGCAAGGTCGGGTCGCGGACGGTCTATATGACGCTGAGGAGCCTGGAGTTGCCTCATCCCATCTATCACGTCCATTGGCTCTCGCCCGCGGGCATTCGGGCCGAGGAAGATCGCTATCGAGCGGCGGGCGCAAAAATCGAACGACATCTGCGCGAGAGCCAAAGCCTGCGCTGGCAGCTCGACCGCCAGCCAGACCGTCAATGGTGGATCGTCACCCTGGTGCGCGACCCCGTCGCCCGCCGGATTTCGGAGCTTTTCGAGCAGATCCGCCTGTATTACCCCGAACTGACGTTAAGCGATGGCGGCGTCCACGTCGAAGGGGTATTGGCCAGGATGGAGGCGGCTTTCACCAACTATGCTGAGCGAACGGACAAGTGCCATGTGTGGTTCGAGTCGGAATTGAAGCAGGTTTTCGGCATCGATATCTTCGACCATCCCTTCGATCGGGAAGCGGGTTATGGTTTGGTCGAGTTGGGTAGGGTGCGGCTGTTGGCCTTGCGCCTGGAAGACCTCGATCGCAACACCGACCGTATTGGCTCCTTCGTGGGGCATCCGGCCCCCCTCAGCCTGGTGAAAGCCAATGTGGCCGAAAACAAAAGCTATGCCGCCGCCTATCAAACCGTGACCACAACCTTCAAGCTCCCGGCGTCGCTTTGTCGGACTATTTACGATTCGCGCTACGCCCGGCATTTCTACAGCCCGGAGATGCGGGCGGCTTTGGCGCGACGCTGGTCGCAAGAGGAAGGTCGGGCATGA
- a CDS encoding flippase: MSQMQQTTTSSLTQKLARNTTANYAGSFITLGIGFLLTPFLVRSLGDAQYGLWILLGSFIAYFQLLDLGLSTSLARYVAQYTGQGRENELSELASTVFALYLGLAAIAGVLMLVLAPWIPTIFNIAPQDASLATQTFILEAIDFAIMLPTSLYNAILVGYQRIDLNNIANVVAQALEAVLIVVLLQRGYGLVAVAGISIVSTIVLAGGRLYFIRRTAPQLKLSLRRARRATARQIFGYSAAVFVIQISGLVLLRTDTIILGLLYPVETITAYAVPYKLANMLALLVAPFAAVLFPAYAEMHGRLDHARLRKLYLEGSKVVALLCGLMLTFLLIVGVDVLTLWIGPEYQNAGPILYPLAIFFAILAFTRPGGNLLVATGKARLRMFIALLQIVVNLSLCVALAIRWAGTGLAVANALSVLFVNVLLMLPLVNRELGLSHRAVLWQLLRPVLWPMIATAAFLFLAQKWLPISNWGVVAFDVAGSSLIFGLTYLLLGASAQDRANYFLRARRIVNHAQAKP; the protein is encoded by the coding sequence TTGAGTCAGATGCAACAGACGACGACGTCCTCCCTGACCCAAAAGCTGGCCCGGAATACCACAGCCAACTACGCCGGCTCCTTCATCACCCTGGGCATCGGCTTTTTGCTGACGCCGTTTCTGGTGCGAAGCCTGGGCGACGCCCAATATGGCCTCTGGATCCTGTTAGGCTCGTTCATCGCCTATTTCCAACTGCTCGACCTGGGCCTCTCCACCTCGCTGGCCCGCTATGTGGCCCAGTATACGGGCCAGGGCCGTGAAAATGAGTTGAGCGAGCTGGCCAGCACGGTTTTCGCCCTCTACCTGGGGCTGGCCGCCATCGCCGGCGTCCTCATGCTGGTTCTGGCGCCGTGGATTCCCACTATTTTCAACATTGCCCCGCAGGATGCCTCGCTGGCAACACAGACTTTCATCCTGGAAGCGATCGATTTTGCCATCATGCTGCCCACCAGCCTGTACAACGCCATCCTGGTGGGCTACCAGCGCATCGACCTCAACAACATCGCCAACGTGGTGGCGCAGGCGCTGGAGGCAGTTCTGATCGTCGTCTTGCTCCAGCGGGGTTATGGCCTGGTGGCGGTGGCGGGGATCAGCATTGTCTCCACCATCGTCCTGGCCGGCGGGCGGCTTTACTTCATCCGCCGGACGGCGCCCCAACTCAAGCTATCGCTGCGTCGCGCCCGGCGCGCCACCGCCCGCCAGATCTTCGGCTACAGCGCCGCCGTCTTCGTGATCCAGATTTCTGGGCTGGTGTTGCTACGCACCGACACGATTATCCTTGGCCTCCTCTATCCGGTCGAGACCATCACCGCCTATGCCGTGCCCTACAAGCTGGCCAACATGCTTGCTTTGTTGGTGGCGCCATTTGCGGCTGTGCTCTTCCCGGCCTATGCCGAAATGCACGGGCGACTCGATCACGCCCGTCTGCGCAAGCTCTACCTGGAGGGAAGCAAAGTCGTGGCTTTGCTTTGCGGCCTGATGCTCACCTTTCTGCTCATTGTCGGCGTGGATGTCTTGACGCTGTGGATTGGGCCGGAGTATCAGAATGCTGGGCCGATTCTCTACCCGCTCGCCATCTTCTTTGCCATCCTTGCCTTCACGCGGCCCGGCGGCAACCTGCTGGTGGCCACCGGTAAGGCCAGGTTGCGCATGTTCATCGCCCTCCTACAGATCGTCGTCAATCTGAGCCTATGCGTGGCCCTCGCCATCCGCTGGGCCGGGACAGGGCTGGCTGTGGCCAACGCCCTATCGGTCTTGTTCGTCAACGTCTTGCTCATGCTGCCGTTGGTGAATCGTGAGCTCGGCCTCTCGCATCGAGCGGTGCTATGGCAGTTGCTGCGGCCAGTGCTTTGGCCGATGATAGCGACGGCTGCCTTCCTCTTCCTGGCGCAAAAGTGGCTACCCATCTCGAATTGGGGCGTCGTCGCCTTCGATGTCGCTGGCAGTTCGCTTATCTTTGGCTTGACTTATCTGCTGCTTGGCGCCAGCGCCCAGGATCGCGCCAACTACTTCCTTCGCGCCAGGCGAATTGTCAACCATGCCCAGGCCAAACCTTGA
- a CDS encoding glycosyltransferase family 2 protein, with translation MTSLPPSTTNEAASLSVAVIVLNWNRTDLTLACLRSLYRLERLPDQVIVVDNGSRPDPTALITAAFPQITLLRNERNLGFAGGNNVAIRHALAHGADYVMLLNNDAEVAPDLLGLLIDFAESDASIGIVGPMIYFYDEPERIAFAGGMVEANTGRGRSLDSWHGDLIPRPLDWMSGCALLIKRTVVEEIGLLDERMFAYYEDIDWCARAREAGYQVWLAPQARVWHKIAVEERQQSPWYVYLMTRNRLLFSRNRGATIWQLAQRAFGQDLRQALVWSLSNRYQRRRPLAPYKVRAVVDFMLGRFGEPPFALRNRT, from the coding sequence TTGACCTCATTACCGCCTTCGACAACAAACGAGGCGGCCAGCTTATCTGTGGCCGTCATCGTCCTCAACTGGAACCGGACTGACCTGACCCTGGCCTGTCTGCGTTCGCTCTACCGCCTGGAACGACTCCCGGATCAGGTCATCGTCGTCGACAACGGTTCGCGCCCGGATCCCACGGCCCTCATCACCGCCGCCTTTCCGCAGATCACGCTGCTGCGCAACGAACGAAACCTGGGTTTTGCCGGCGGCAACAACGTCGCCATCCGCCACGCCCTGGCCCACGGCGCCGACTATGTCATGCTCCTGAACAACGATGCCGAGGTCGCGCCCGACCTGCTCGGCCTGCTGATCGATTTTGCCGAGTCGGACGCGAGCATCGGCATCGTCGGGCCAATGATCTACTTCTACGACGAACCCGAACGCATCGCCTTTGCCGGCGGGATGGTGGAGGCGAACACGGGGCGGGGCCGATCGCTCGATTCATGGCATGGTGATCTCATCCCGCGACCGCTGGATTGGATGAGTGGCTGCGCCCTCTTGATCAAACGAACGGTGGTCGAAGAGATTGGGCTGCTGGATGAACGCATGTTTGCCTATTACGAAGACATCGATTGGTGTGCGCGAGCGCGCGAGGCCGGCTATCAGGTCTGGCTGGCGCCCCAGGCCAGGGTCTGGCACAAGATCGCGGTCGAGGAACGGCAGCAATCGCCCTGGTATGTCTACTTGATGACCCGCAACCGCTTGCTCTTCAGCCGTAATCGTGGCGCGACCATCTGGCAACTGGCGCAACGGGCGTTCGGGCAGGACCTACGGCAGGCGTTGGTCTGGTCACTAAGCAACCGTTATCAGCGCCGCCGCCCCCTGGCCCCCTACAAAGTGCGGGCCGTGGTGGATTTCATGCTCGGCCGCTTCGGCGAACCGCCTTTCGCGCTGAGGAACCGCACTTGA